Below is a window of Mycobacterium dioxanotrophicus DNA.
TGGCGTCATCCGCGACGTCGCAGGCACTTTCGAAGGGCACGATCGCGTCGGCATCCCCGTGCACCACCATCGTCGGAATGCGACGCTCGCGCATCACCTGCAGTAGTGGAGTACATTCCCCCGACTGCAGGATCGCCCGCGCCGCGCCGGTAAGGCCCGTCGGGGGTAGCAGCCTGCCCATCGCGACTGCGGTCAGCAGCCGCAGGTACCTGCTGGCGGACGCGATCTGCATCCAGAACGGGTCCCGGTACAAGTCGGTCAAAGCTCCGGACACGGCGCGCCATATCTGCCGCGGTGAATGCACCGCGGCCGCGACGGCCGCGTCGAAGGAAGACCCCGCGGCAGCGTCGAAGAGGATGGCCGCGATCACCCGGTCAGGCGCGGTGGCCGCGAGGTGGATCGTCATCCTGCCACCCATCGAATGCCCCGCAAACACCGCGCGGTCGATGCCGAGCGCATCCAGGGTTCGGATCACCAGATCGGTACGGTCGCTGAGTTCCCCTGCGTCACAGGGTAAATCATGCGTATCCCCGTGGCCGGCGGTATCGACGGCGACAACCAGGAAGCCGAGACCGGCGACACGACTGAGCATGCGGAGATACGCCCGACGGCTCAGTCCCAAGCCGTGCAGAAAAACCAACGGTACCCCCCTGCCGCCGACGGAAACACCGACCTGGTGTCCGTCATCGAGCCGAATCACGTGGTGGGACAGTCGAACTCTCGTTCCCGCTCGACGGGATGTCGCCGCACTCATCGGGCCTCTCTCCTCTTTTTGGGACGTGGATACCCACGGCAGGCTGCGTCAAACTCCGGGGCCGACGACGCCATTACCCGCATGCCGCCGAAGGAAACATGGAACTGGTTTCGACAGCCTCACCAGCGGGTATTGCGATTCGAGCGGATGCAGCAGTGACATAAGGCGGGTGCGACGGACATGACCGGCATCACGATGAACAAGACTCAGCTGACCCGATCTGGCCGCACCCTCGCAGTGCTCACCGCGACGTCCTCGGCCATCCTGGGATTGCCGGTCGGCACGCCCACGGCCGCCGCGGCGCCATGCCCCGACGTGGAGGTCGTGTTCGCCCGGGGCACCAACGAACCACCGGGCGTCGGCGACACCGGACAGGCGTTCGTCGATTCGCTCCGTACGCGCCTGGGCGGACGCTCCCTCGGTGTCTATGCGGTGAACTATCCCGCGAGTTTGGACTTCCCCACCGCGGCCGACGGCGTCATCGATGCCAGCGCGCATGTTCAGAACATGGCCGCGAACTGCCCGGCCACCGAGATGGTGCTCGGCGGTTACTCCCAAGGCGCAGCGGTGATCGGTTACATCACCTCCGATGCCGTGCCCGCCGGATACAT
It encodes the following:
- a CDS encoding alpha/beta fold hydrolase, translated to MLSRVAGLGFLVVAVDTAGHGDTHDLPCDAGELSDRTDLVIRTLDALGIDRAVFAGHSMGGRMTIHLAATAPDRVIAAILFDAAAGSSFDAAVAAAVHSPRQIWRAVSGALTDLYRDPFWMQIASASRYLRLLTAVAMGRLLPPTGLTGAARAILQSGECTPLLQVMRERRIPTMVVHGDADAIVPFESACDVADDANATLYRVRDACHSWLIANPRQAADSMRRLLEGALGDVLRQSGGELGINDWRDVEAWDRALVAPDARVRKLNADNNLLGIDVREQVDMELVRRAERPSASRRNVAAVGELLRPRDARTA
- a CDS encoding cutinase family protein, which encodes MTGITMNKTQLTRSGRTLAVLTATSSAILGLPVGTPTAAAAPCPDVEVVFARGTNEPPGVGDTGQAFVDSLRTRLGGRSLGVYAVNYPASLDFPTAADGVIDASAHVQNMAANCPATEMVLGGYSQGAAVIGYITSDAVPAGYIPPPGITGPMPAGVADHVAAVALFGRPSNDFLNRFGAPPITIGRLYKDKTVDVCANGDPICSVDGNDNAAHVLYASDGMDSQAVDFALRHLDNSWR